The Paenibacillus sp. FSL H7-0357 nucleotide sequence AGAATGAATATCCGGCTGGGTGGAGGTGGACATAAGGCATGGGGGCATCGGGAAATAATGCTAAGAAACAACGGATCGATAAAGTGCTGTCCCATATGGGCGCAGGTTCCCGCAGTGATATCCGCAAGCAGGCGAAGCAGGGGCTGATTACTGTTAATGGGATTGTGGTAAAGGACAGCGGGTTTCATGTTGACCCCTATCTTGACAGGGTAGAGCTCAATGGGGAGCCGATTCTGTACCGCGAGCATATCTATCTGATGATGAACAAGCCCCCAGGTGTCTTGTCTGCTACAGAAGACAAACGGGACCGGACTGTTCTTGATTTATTAAAGCCGGCGTATGCGCAGTTCGAGCCGTTTCCGGTCGGGAGACTGGACAAGGATACGGTTGGACTGCTGCTGCTTACCAATGACGGCAAGCTCGCCCATGAGCTGCTGTCCCCGCGAAAACATGTGCCGAAGACGTATGAGGCTATCGTGGAGGGCGAAGTAGACGCAACGGATGTGGCTGCATTTGCCGCAGGTGTGGAACTGGAAGATGGTTATGTTACTCTCCCGGCACAGCTGAGAATCCTTGGCAGAGAGCGCGGCAGCAAAATCACCTCACAAATCTCCCTAACCATTACCGAAGGGAAATTCCATCAGGTGAAGCGGATGTTTATTGCGGTTGGCAAAAAAGTGACGTTTCTGAAGCGGGTGTCTATGGGGGATTTGAAGCTGGACGAGAGCCTGCCATTGGGCGCTTGCCGGGAGTTGACGGCAGAAGAGCTGAGTCTGCTCGGTGCAGACGGCCGGGAAACATGAGAAATAGCCCCGCTGCTGATTTAATACCGGCTTAATTAAAGTACGTGTTTTAGTTGACGGGGGTTTTGTAAGCTTGCATATATAGATATAAAAGACAGACAAGGATGGTGGGGTATGAGATACAAACTGATTGCGCTGGATGTAGACGGAACACTGTTGAATGATGATCACCACTTAAGTGATGAGAACAAAGAGGCAATTGCTGAGGTTACGCGGCTGGGCGGCCAGATAGTATTATGCACAGGCCGCAGCCCGCAGAACTCGATTCCATTTATGGAAGAAATGGGCCTGTCGGGGTATGTGCTGGGACACAACGGAGCGGCGACTGTCCGAGTCAATGACCGCAAAGTGCTGCATCAATTTGGGCTGGATGCCCGTGGACTCGACCCTTACATTGATTATTGCCGGCAGCATGATATCCATTTCGATGTTAATACCGCTTTTGATATGTACGTCGATAATGTGGAGAATCTGACCCAAGAGGCTAATTTTATGTACGAGCACTTCCGGATTATGCCTGCTTCACTGCCGGCCTGGGATGATTTCCGTGAACCGATTGTAAAATTCACGGTTTTCACCCAGTCGGACATTCTGGATGAAGCACAGCGTGAATGGGGCACTTGGACGCAGCAGTACAACATTTTGCGCAGCGGCGAATTTTTTGTAGACTTCATGCATCCCGAGGCTTCCAAGGGGAATGCGCTGAAGAATCTGGCTGTGCAGCTTGGGATTCCTCAGGAGGAAGTCTTATCAATCGGGAATTATTATAATGATATTTCGATGCTTACCTACGCCGGACTGGGTGTTGCGATGGAGAATTCACCACTCGAGGTCAAAGCAGCGGCAAACGCGGTTACTGGAACCAACAACGACAGCGGGGTCCGCGACGCGCTGGTGAAGTACTGCCTATCGTAATGCTTGAGAAAGTATGAAGTAAGAATAGTGTGAAGTGAGAATATAAATGTGAAAGCATAGACTGGTGCCCTGAGGCGCTGGTTTATGCTTTTTTTCTGCTTATTTGATCTGCTTTATCAATCTGCGATCACTGATAAAACATTGCTAGATATAAACAGCAGTGCACTAGAAATGCAAAAAAGCGGCTGCACCGCCCCTTAAAGGGACGGCGGGCCGCTTGGTGCCACCGTGCGTTGCTGCTTGAGCGGAATTAGACAAACAACGAACGGGAAATGATGACAAGTAAAATAAAGAGCACCAAAATCGCACCGGTCGATGTAAAGCCTGGATGTGCACCCATGTCTGATTCCTCCCTTAATTCATGTCTAGTTCCCATGCCGCGCTGTTATGCTATGGCGTCTTTGGGATAATGTCATCATATGCCGGGGGAGGCATCACGAACTGGTCAGTTGCCTATTGCTCGTCAATATGGGCTTTTAGGATCCTCAGCCCTTTGGGCAGGTGATTCTTCAGTTGACCGGAGCTGGCTTTGCCCCAGCCAACGGGAAGTCCGTCAACCGTGACCAGTGTCCAGCCGTGCAGCTCAGCCGGAACCGTCAGGCTCTCTCCGCGCAGCCAGACCTGAATTTCATGACTATCGGCCGCAAGGTCCCAGCTACGGGCAGCTTGACTGGGCTGAAGAGACATTGCCAGGGCATGGGCCGGTTCGATCCGGTTTTTCTTCAGATGGGCCACATGCAGCCCGGCCCGCGGGATTTTGAGGCCTTCGAGCAGACCGGCATGCAGGCTATCGTTAAATGTCTCCGGGAGCAGGTACAAGGATTCTCCAAAGAGCAGAGGTACACCCTGGCCGGTGAATCCTGGCAGATGCTCCGCTGCCCAGCCCAGAAACTGCTGGTAAGCATCGCGCACGGAAGAGGTTGTTCGCGGGCTGTTTTTGCCCCGTCCGCTGCCCCGTTTGCTGCGGCTATTCGCAGTTTCTTCTGCAGGTGCCTTG carries:
- a CDS encoding YjcZ family sporulation protein, whose translation is MGAHPGFTSTGAILVLFILLVIISRSLFV
- a CDS encoding pseudouridine synthase; the encoded protein is MGASGNNAKKQRIDKVLSHMGAGSRSDIRKQAKQGLITVNGIVVKDSGFHVDPYLDRVELNGEPILYREHIYLMMNKPPGVLSATEDKRDRTVLDLLKPAYAQFEPFPVGRLDKDTVGLLLLTNDGKLAHELLSPRKHVPKTYEAIVEGEVDATDVAAFAAGVELEDGYVTLPAQLRILGRERGSKITSQISLTITEGKFHQVKRMFIAVGKKVTFLKRVSMGDLKLDESLPLGACRELTAEELSLLGADGRET
- a CDS encoding Cof-type HAD-IIB family hydrolase gives rise to the protein MRYKLIALDVDGTLLNDDHHLSDENKEAIAEVTRLGGQIVLCTGRSPQNSIPFMEEMGLSGYVLGHNGAATVRVNDRKVLHQFGLDARGLDPYIDYCRQHDIHFDVNTAFDMYVDNVENLTQEANFMYEHFRIMPASLPAWDDFREPIVKFTVFTQSDILDEAQREWGTWTQQYNILRSGEFFVDFMHPEASKGNALKNLAVQLGIPQEEVLSIGNYYNDISMLTYAGLGVAMENSPLEVKAAANAVTGTNNDSGVRDALVKYCLS